A window from Chroicocephalus ridibundus chromosome 19, bChrRid1.1, whole genome shotgun sequence encodes these proteins:
- the PTAFR gene encoding platelet-activating factor receptor yields the protein MSGADKGGAEGSADSCQIDSAFRYNLFTVFYSIIFILGFVANCYVLWIFSRIYPTKKLNEIKIFMVNLTVADLLFLVTMPMWIVYYHHQGDWIMPEFLCNVAGCLFFVNTYSSVAFLTVITYNRYQAVTNPIKAAQFTTQRRGIYLSAAIWIIIVGSSLYYLFDNNTNQEEINSKNFTRCFERYDSSSGVSAVLAIHVIICILFYIIFIFILSWNIIIIRTLFSKSAQPRKSAHVKQRALWMVCTVLAVFILSFVPHHIVHLPWTLTVLEFWKKENCQLRQQLNDAHQVTLCLLSTNCVLDPIIYCFLTKKFQKHLSENLKSMKGSRKCSRQTTDTVIEGTIHQEDAIRI from the coding sequence ATGTCTGGAGCGGACAAAGGTGGTGCTGAAGGTAGTGCTGATTCATGCCAGATAGACTCTGCCTTCCGCTACAACCTCTTCACTGTTTTCTACAGCATCATTTTCATTCTGGGCTTTGTCGCCAACTGCTACGTGCTCTGGATTTTCAGCCGTATTTACCCCACCAAGAAACTCAATGAAATCAAGATATTTATGGTGAATCTGACAGTAGCTGACCTGCTCTTCTTGGTTACAATGCCAATGTGGATTGTTTACTATCACCACCAGGGAGACTGGATCATGCCTGAGTTCCTCTGTAATGTGGCTGGCTGTTTATTTTTCGTTAACACCTACTCTTCCGTTGCCTTTCTGACGGTCATCACATACAACCGTTACCAAGCTGTGACTAATCCCATTAAAGCCGCTCAGTTCACCACCCAGAGAAGGGGTATCTACTTATCAGCAGCTATCTGGATCATAATAGTGGGCAGCTCTTTGTATTACCTTTTTGACAATAATACTAATCAAGAGGAGATCAATTCGAAGAATTTTACGCGGTGCTTTGAGCGCTATGACTCTTCTAGCGGCGTTTCAGCTGTTCTCGCCATTCATGTCATCATCTGTATCCTCTTctatataattttcatttttatactaaGCTGGAACATCATCATTATCAGGACCCTGTTCTCCAAATCAGCGCAGCCACGGAAGAGTGCTCATGTTAAGCAAAGGGCGCTCTGGATGGTTTGCACGGTGCTGGCTGTGTTCATCTTAAGCTTTGTACCTCATCACATAGTGCACTTGCCCTGGACCCTGACTGTTCTGGAGTTCTGGAAGAAGGAAAACTGTCAGTTGCGCCAACAGCTCAATGATGCTCACCAGGTGACTTTGTGCCTCTTGAGTACGAACTGTGTGTTGGACCCAATCATCTACTGCTTTCTCACCAAGAAGTTCCAGAAGCATCTTTCCGAAAACCTGAAAAGCATGAAAGGGAGTCGCAAGTGCTCCAGACAAACCACAGACACAGTGATTGAGGGCACCATTCACCAAGAGGATGCCATCAGAATCTAG